One genomic segment of Amycolatopsis sp. WQ 127309 includes these proteins:
- a CDS encoding M20 family metallopeptidase: protein MNDLLADIETLVRCESPSEDHDAVARSAEAVAKIGRRLLGAEPDRIVTDGCTHLRWRFGDGPPRVLLLGHHDTVWPLGSLRTHPFSITGGVLRGPGCFDMKAGVVMALHAAAALADRTGLAILVTGDEEIGSPLSRSLIEEEARGCDAVFVLEASADGGALKTRRKGVSRYWIEVEGRAAHAGLEPEKGINAGIELAHQILAVAALADAERGTTVVPTALSAGTTTNTVPAAASVAVDARVWDAAEQDRVDQAVRSLEPVLPGSRIRIAGGINRAPLDAVASADLFALANSLAGGTLTSASVGGASDGNFTAGLGVPTLDGLGAVGGGAHADDEHVVVDQLLPRTALLVSLAKTVLASGTSSATTNTGGESGAGQR, encoded by the coding sequence GTGAACGACCTCCTCGCCGACATCGAGACGCTCGTCCGGTGCGAGTCGCCGTCCGAGGACCACGACGCCGTCGCGCGCAGCGCCGAAGCCGTCGCGAAGATCGGCCGCCGCCTGCTGGGTGCCGAGCCGGACCGGATCGTCACCGACGGCTGCACGCACCTGCGCTGGCGGTTCGGCGACGGCCCGCCGCGCGTTCTGCTGCTCGGGCACCACGACACCGTGTGGCCACTGGGTTCCCTGCGCACGCACCCGTTTTCGATCACCGGCGGCGTCCTGCGCGGCCCTGGCTGCTTCGACATGAAGGCCGGCGTGGTGATGGCCCTGCACGCCGCCGCGGCGCTGGCCGACCGCACCGGCCTGGCGATCCTCGTCACCGGCGACGAGGAGATCGGCTCGCCGCTGTCCCGTTCGCTGATCGAGGAGGAGGCCCGCGGCTGCGACGCGGTGTTCGTCCTCGAAGCGTCCGCCGACGGCGGCGCGCTGAAGACCCGCCGCAAGGGCGTTTCCCGGTACTGGATCGAGGTCGAGGGCCGCGCCGCGCACGCCGGGCTCGAACCGGAGAAGGGCATCAACGCGGGGATCGAGCTCGCCCACCAGATCCTGGCGGTGGCCGCGCTCGCCGACGCCGAGCGGGGCACCACCGTCGTCCCGACCGCGCTGTCCGCCGGGACGACGACCAACACCGTGCCCGCCGCGGCCAGCGTCGCGGTCGACGCCCGCGTGTGGGACGCGGCCGAGCAGGACCGCGTCGACCAGGCCGTCCGGAGCCTGGAACCGGTGCTGCCCGGCTCGCGGATCCGGATCGCGGGCGGCATCAACCGCGCGCCGCTCGACGCCGTCGCGTCGGCGGATCTGTTCGCCCTGGCGAACTCCCTCGCGGGTGGCACGCTCACGTCCGCGTCGGTCGGCGGCGCGTCGGACGGCAACTTCACGGCCGGGCTGGGCGTTCCCACCCTCGACGGCCTCGGCGCGGTGGGCGGCGGCGCGCACGCGGACGACGAACACGTCGTCGTCGACCAGCTGCTCCCGCGCACCGCGCTGCTCGTCTCGCTGGCCAAAACCGTGCTGGCGAGCGGGACTTCGTCCGCCACGACCAACACCGGGGGCGAATCCGGTGCGGGACAACGGTGA
- a CDS encoding GNAT family N-acetyltransferase yields the protein MTDVVTNTVPSVRDEAALTATAAAAASGAEVRELAEIPDLNAVALLFETIWQPEPGSRPVNAELLKAMVAAGNYVAGAFDGPRLLGACFGFFGRPAKGGLHSHIAGVLPAGLGRGLGFALKLHQRAWALHQDVPVISWTFDPLVRRNAHFNVTKLGARPAQYLPDFYGPMHDSINGSGDTDRIMVAWELASPAVRAAALGEPARFDAVALRARGASTALAVGPDGSPVSGPADGPLVLVAVPPDIEALRRTDPGRGRSWRAALREVLGGLMAGGAEVVGFDRAGFYVLAKEKP from the coding sequence GTGACTGACGTTGTGACGAACACGGTCCCGTCCGTGCGGGACGAGGCGGCCCTCACGGCCACCGCTGCCGCCGCGGCTTCGGGGGCCGAGGTCCGTGAGCTCGCCGAGATCCCCGATCTGAACGCGGTGGCCCTGCTCTTCGAGACGATCTGGCAGCCCGAACCGGGCAGCCGGCCGGTGAACGCCGAGCTGCTCAAGGCGATGGTCGCCGCGGGCAACTACGTCGCCGGCGCCTTCGACGGCCCGCGGCTGCTCGGCGCCTGCTTCGGGTTCTTCGGCCGGCCCGCGAAAGGCGGACTGCACAGCCACATCGCCGGGGTCCTCCCGGCCGGGCTCGGCCGCGGGCTCGGCTTCGCGCTCAAGCTGCACCAGCGCGCGTGGGCGCTGCACCAGGACGTCCCGGTGATCTCCTGGACGTTCGACCCGCTCGTGCGGCGCAACGCCCACTTCAACGTGACCAAGCTCGGCGCCCGCCCGGCGCAGTACCTGCCCGACTTCTACGGCCCGATGCACGACAGCATCAACGGCTCGGGCGACACCGACCGGATCATGGTCGCCTGGGAGCTGGCGAGCCCCGCCGTGCGGGCCGCCGCGCTCGGCGAACCGGCGAGGTTTGACGCGGTCGCGCTGCGGGCGCGGGGCGCGTCGACCGCGCTGGCGGTCGGCCCGGACGGCAGCCCGGTGAGCGGGCCCGCGGACGGGCCGCTGGTGCTCGTCGCCGTGCCGCCGGACATCGAGGCACTGCGCCGCACCGACCCCGGCCGGGGCCGGTCGTGGCGGGCGGCGCTGCGGGAGGTGCTGGGCGGCCTGATGGCCGGCGGCGCCGAGGTCGTCGGGTTCGATCGTGCCGGTTTTTACGTTCTGGCCAAGGAGAAGCCGTGA
- the menC gene encoding o-succinylbenzoate synthase, which translates to MKLSGVELLRVRMPLVAPFRTSFGTQAERELLLLRAVTSDGEGWGECGAMVDPLYSSEYVDGVEHVLRTFLVPALTAAGDLTANKVAPLLAKFKGHRMAKAALEMAVLDAELRAHGVSFAAALGSTKDSVPCGVSVGIMETVPHLLDVVGGYLDDGYVRIKLKIEPGWDVEPVRAVRERFGDDVLLQVDANTAYTLSDIPQLARLDPFELLLIEQPLEEEDVLGHAELAKHIRTPICLDESIVSARSAADAITLGACRIVNIKPSRVGGYLEARRVHDVCAAHGIPVWCGGMIETGLGRAANVALASLPGFTLPGDTSASDRFYREDITEPFVLADGHLPVPSGPGLGVTPIAGRLAEVTTAKSWLA; encoded by the coding sequence GTGAAACTCAGTGGTGTGGAGCTCCTGCGCGTCCGGATGCCCCTGGTGGCGCCGTTCCGGACGTCGTTCGGCACGCAGGCCGAGCGCGAACTGCTGCTCCTGCGCGCGGTCACCTCCGACGGCGAGGGCTGGGGCGAGTGCGGCGCGATGGTCGACCCGCTGTACTCCTCGGAGTACGTCGACGGCGTCGAGCACGTGCTGCGGACCTTCCTCGTTCCGGCGCTCACCGCGGCCGGCGACCTGACGGCGAACAAGGTCGCGCCGCTGCTGGCGAAGTTCAAGGGCCACCGGATGGCCAAGGCGGCGCTGGAGATGGCCGTGCTCGACGCCGAGCTGCGGGCGCACGGCGTGTCGTTCGCGGCCGCGCTGGGGTCCACAAAGGACTCGGTGCCGTGCGGAGTGTCCGTCGGGATCATGGAGACCGTCCCGCACCTGCTCGACGTCGTCGGCGGCTACCTCGACGACGGGTACGTCCGGATCAAGCTCAAGATCGAGCCCGGCTGGGACGTCGAACCGGTGCGCGCGGTCCGGGAACGCTTCGGCGACGACGTCCTGCTCCAGGTCGACGCCAACACCGCGTACACGCTGTCGGACATCCCGCAGCTCGCCCGGCTCGACCCGTTCGAGCTGCTGCTGATCGAGCAGCCCCTCGAAGAGGAGGACGTCCTCGGGCACGCGGAGCTGGCCAAGCACATCCGGACGCCGATCTGCCTGGACGAGTCCATCGTCTCCGCGCGTTCGGCCGCCGACGCGATCACGCTCGGCGCGTGCCGGATCGTCAACATCAAGCCGAGCCGGGTCGGCGGATACCTGGAAGCGCGCCGGGTGCACGACGTCTGCGCCGCGCACGGGATCCCGGTCTGGTGCGGCGGGATGATCGAGACCGGGCTGGGCCGGGCGGCCAACGTCGCGCTCGCGTCGCTGCCCGGCTTCACGCTCCCAGGCGACACGTCGGCGTCGGACCGGTTCTACCGCGAGGACATCACCGAGCCGTTCGTGCTGGCGGACGGGCACCTGCCGGTGCCGTCCGGCCCCGGCCTCGGCGTGACGCCGATCGCGGGCCGGCTCGCCGAGGTGACCACGGCGAAGAGCTGGCTGGCCTGA
- a CDS encoding serine hydrolase yields MAKLTDLGAWLESRLPALLAENHVPAASVAVYAGGEILDRAAGVLNKATGVEADADSVFQIGSVTKVWTVTLAMQLVDEGKLDLDEPVRRYLPGFALADDDAAARITVRQLMCHTSGFEGDIFTDTGRGEDCVEKYVATLHDVPQLFPPGEMFSYNNAALCVLGRVVEVLRDKDYNQCLGGHLFVPLGLTHAAQSPYEAIRFRAALGHLSPEPCAEPEPAGIWALAPSNAPAGSMLAMRARDLAMFAGMHLRDGEAPDGTRVLSAASAQAMRERLVELPDLGLMGDAWGLGWSLFDSPGGALVGHDGNTIGQASFLRVAPEHGVAVALLTNGGDPIPLYTEIIGHVLRELTGIELTLPPVPDPAAPRVDASRYVGEYSSTVADIVVSQDDSGRVWVERVPKGIFAELSGPVKSELVAMNGDTLILAEPMQGMYIPHAFVGDDGTGHALYLHTGRADRRVRA; encoded by the coding sequence ATGGCGAAACTCACCGACCTCGGGGCCTGGCTCGAAAGCCGGCTTCCCGCACTGCTGGCCGAAAACCACGTGCCGGCCGCGTCGGTCGCCGTGTACGCCGGCGGCGAGATCCTCGACCGCGCGGCCGGGGTGCTCAACAAGGCCACCGGCGTCGAGGCGGACGCCGACTCGGTGTTCCAGATCGGCTCGGTCACCAAGGTCTGGACGGTGACGCTGGCGATGCAGCTCGTCGACGAGGGGAAGCTGGACCTCGACGAGCCCGTCCGCCGGTACCTGCCCGGGTTCGCGCTCGCCGACGACGACGCGGCCGCGCGGATCACCGTCCGGCAGCTGATGTGCCACACCTCCGGCTTCGAAGGCGACATCTTCACCGACACCGGCCGCGGCGAGGACTGCGTCGAGAAGTACGTCGCCACCCTCCACGACGTGCCCCAGCTCTTTCCGCCCGGCGAGATGTTCTCCTACAACAACGCCGCGCTCTGCGTGCTCGGCCGGGTCGTGGAAGTGCTGCGGGACAAGGACTACAACCAGTGCCTGGGTGGTCACCTGTTCGTCCCGCTGGGACTGACGCACGCGGCGCAGAGCCCGTACGAGGCGATCCGGTTCCGCGCCGCGCTCGGCCACCTGTCGCCGGAGCCGTGCGCCGAGCCGGAACCCGCGGGGATCTGGGCGCTGGCGCCGTCGAACGCGCCGGCCGGGTCGATGCTCGCGATGCGGGCGCGGGACCTCGCGATGTTCGCCGGCATGCACCTGCGTGACGGCGAGGCCCCGGACGGCACCCGCGTGCTGAGCGCGGCGAGCGCCCAGGCGATGCGGGAACGCCTGGTGGAGCTGCCCGACCTCGGCCTGATGGGCGACGCGTGGGGGCTCGGCTGGTCGCTGTTCGACTCACCCGGCGGCGCCCTGGTCGGGCACGACGGCAACACGATCGGCCAGGCGTCGTTCCTGCGGGTCGCCCCGGAGCACGGCGTCGCCGTCGCGCTGCTGACCAACGGCGGCGACCCGATCCCGCTCTACACCGAGATCATCGGGCACGTCCTGCGGGAGCTGACCGGCATCGAGCTGACCCTCCCGCCGGTGCCGGACCCGGCCGCGCCGCGCGTCGACGCCTCCCGCTACGTCGGCGAGTACTCCTCGACGGTCGCGGACATCGTGGTCAGCCAGGACGACAGCGGCCGCGTCTGGGTGGAGCGCGTCCCGAAGGGGATCTTCGCCGAGCTGAGCGGCCCGGTGAAGAGCGAACTGGTCGCGATGAACGGCGACACGCTGATCCTCGCCGAGCCGATGCAGGGCATGTACATCCCGCACGCCTTCGTCGGCGACGACGGCACCGGCCACGCGCTGTACCTGCACACCGGCCGCGCCGACCGCCGGGTGCGCGCATGA
- a CDS encoding serine hydrolase has translation MTAVEDEIAAVFTAAGARGFVHAREIGGGPAEVALGADDPVVLASVFKIPVAVAYAREVVAGRLDETERTRVGKRYRIGGIGTAGCADDVEMSWRDLALFMLTMSDNAATDVLYHRIGQDAVDRVLADLDLKRTRLIGCCEDLFASVMADLGADGDLDAAFAGATPEQTWKLSVLDPDRTTSSTPREITTLLDAVWTDRAAEPAACERVRWMMARQIWPHRISSGFGSDVTIAAKTGTLPAVRNEAGVLSFPDGRRFAVAVFTRADSLDERQPAVDAAIGAAARLAVDHLRKETP, from the coding sequence ATGACCGCTGTCGAAGACGAGATCGCCGCGGTCTTCACCGCGGCGGGCGCGCGGGGCTTCGTCCACGCGCGGGAGATCGGCGGCGGCCCGGCCGAGGTGGCGCTCGGCGCCGACGACCCGGTGGTGCTGGCGTCGGTGTTCAAGATCCCGGTCGCCGTCGCCTACGCCCGCGAAGTGGTGGCGGGCCGCCTCGACGAAACCGAGCGCACCCGCGTCGGAAAGCGCTACCGCATCGGCGGGATCGGCACCGCCGGCTGCGCGGACGACGTCGAGATGAGCTGGCGCGACCTAGCGCTGTTCATGCTGACCATGAGCGACAACGCCGCCACCGACGTGCTCTACCACCGGATCGGCCAGGACGCCGTCGACCGCGTGCTCGCCGACCTGGACCTGAAGCGGACGCGGCTGATCGGCTGCTGCGAGGACCTCTTCGCCTCGGTCATGGCCGACCTGGGCGCCGACGGTGATCTCGACGCCGCGTTCGCCGGGGCCACTCCGGAGCAGACGTGGAAGCTCTCGGTGCTCGACCCGGACCGCACGACGTCGTCGACGCCCCGGGAGATCACCACCCTGCTCGACGCCGTCTGGACCGACCGCGCTGCAGAACCCGCCGCGTGCGAGCGGGTCCGCTGGATGATGGCGCGCCAGATCTGGCCGCACCGGATCTCCTCCGGCTTCGGTTCGGACGTCACGATCGCGGCCAAGACCGGCACCCTGCCGGCGGTCCGCAACGAAGCCGGCGTGCTGTCCTTTCCGGACGGACGCCGGTTCGCCGTCGCGGTCTTCACCCGCGCGGACTCGCTCGACGAACGGCAGCCCGCCGTCGACGCCGCGATCGGCGCGGCCGCCCGCCTCGCCGTGGACCACCTGCGGAAGGAAACCCCATGA